The genomic region TAGCTAGAACAACTAGCTTTCATTATGTATAGATGTTGCATATCCTTGTTTCCTCTACATGTTAAAATGTCTTAGTTTTCTTAATTCTTATATTTTGATTCAATCATTTAAACGATGTAAAGTTTAAAATCGGTTTTCAATTTGCGCGgttttaaatttgaacaaTTTACCTTTGATGACATATGTTGCATACATTACGAGAGCCTGAATTTATGCAATTGCTCGACACggttattttcaaacgaaccgGTATAACTGGCAGGTTTgcatttttgtatgttttttttttaaactaacttCGATAGTAAATTAACATTCAAGTTGACATTTTCATAACACTTAGAGTTATAAAACAGCCAACAGCATGGcttttcaacaatttatttattatttagttAATTGAACAAACATGCGTTACCCTCTTGAACAACTTGATTTTTTCAGAATCagtgatattaaatattcgcAATCTCGTTGATTTTCTTATAAAACACTTTCTGTATTCCGTCGTTTCCGGGAAATGTTATAAACTACAGCGAAAAAATAGATTAACTGTTGATTATAAAGATTTGAACGGACCATGTTTTGTGAAGGTCACCAAGTATATTTGGACCGGGCGAAAAACCTGCTTGACTAAGAAAATTGCATCCCCGGGAGCAACATGCATTTTCACTACGGAAGCGCTCAAACTAGTTTATTTTCCATAGCGTTGATTGTGGATCAAATACATTTCGAACCCATTTTACATGTTCGCATTGTACGTCCTTCAGACAACCGATATAAATTGAAGTAACAGTTTTACCGAAAACATTAAGCCCCACTAGAATTCCTGATCAAGAAACATACCTACCCTTCATAACTTTACTTTACGATCGCTTGCTAGTTCCAAGATACCTTACTTCCATCGAATCACTTCCCTATTTTGCAGCTCGGACGTGACAGTTGAACAGTGCGTGATGAGCATCCCTATTTTTATATGCGAGACTTCTTTGCAGAATTCGTCACGAGCGCAAGCGATTCGAGAAGTCAACGCGAGCATAATGAGAACTACGACAATGCAACGACAGTTTTGATTTAACATTATATTTGTAAAACCGTCAAAATGGGTTTTGATTATTTCGCTTTCAAACGCTAGTTTTGCATCAAAAGACAAACATGCCTCTGTTTGAACCAATAACACGAACAAACTTGCTGCAGTGATTTCTCTCATTATCTTCATCGTCAGCGTACAACATGAGCCGATCAACGATGACGAAACGTCGATTCTGCATCAACCGCACGCTGGACGACGAAATTTACCGCGCAACCGGTAGTAACCGAACACTATATCCCGCCGCACACCGTTGCAACGGCACCACTTTGGCAaccctttttccttccaccctcGGGCCGGGGGCTGATCGATGCTCTTTGTGCAAGCCGAGCTGCAGCAATCGCGATAAAGTGGCCATAAAATTTTACTACATCCCCACCAGCAGCGCAGTTGCAGAAGTTGGTTACGCGAAACGGGTCGAAACTTTGCATACATTTTTCGCACACATCGCTCGCCCGGGCATGCGACGGGTCATTAGAGGGAAACTAAAAACGGTCCTCCATTATCCTTGAAGTGTTTAGTGGGAGAAAAGTAGGACAGCAACGCACGAGACAACGGGGGCACGGTAGCCCCCCTAAGGACCGACCTCCCGGTGGAGCGAACAAAGGATTTTCCTTGTTCCCAGAACTCCCGCCTTTTCCAATGTCATTCCTTGTGTCCTTCCCAACATCCTTGAGCGCAGTGAGTGTGAAGCTTGGGTGAGTAAACGTCCCACTAGAAGAACTTCATTGAGTGAGAAACTCCCCCCGGAGCACGGCGATGTACAGCTCCCACCGTTGATCCGTTGACACCGTGACGAACGTGACGTCACGCCTGTGATCCGTCCATCCACTTCCGTGCACATGGGACGGTGTGCAGTCGGGCATCGATCGGCGTGTTGCTCAGTTTGCTTCCAACAGCCGCATCGTACGGTCaggtttcggttcggttttgccTCCTTTCCCGCGCTAGTGCCGCAGTGTTTGTTTCGCCCTCCCTCCGGCCCCATCGCTACCTGCTCGAGCAACATCGGTTAGTTCTCACGATTTGTGCACTTCGTGCACCTTGCGTATTATGTCACCGGGTGCGGTATTTTGAACACGCCAAGATCCACAAATGGCCCAAACCGATTGCACGCAGCCTCCACCCGCGGCAGTCTAGCCCCGATAATGGCCCCAACAAGAAGATAAACACAGCTGGAAAGCGTCACGATACAACCAAATTCTCGAATCCGAATTGCCGACACCTTCAGTGAGGGGCAACGCACAGACGGAACAGTGTGACTTGCAGTGTTTGATGCTAAAAATATCGTGAAAAACATTAACCCCACCGCCCCGGTGTTCCCCGACGTCGCGTGCTATACACGGGAGGATCTATGAGGAGTGGAAAATGTTGCCATTGCAGAAATGGTTTTAACAATTTATTGCCAGCCAGTCTGCCGGTCTGTGGGATGGAAAGCACATCCTGGAAGGAAAAGTGTAGGATCTAGAACATCGTGGTGCCGACGCGTGCGAAAGTGagcgtttgtttacgtgagGGTTGCATTGATGGTCTTACCAACCGGAGCGGGTCTGCGCATTGGAATTCATGTTTACTCTTCTCCGTTTGGTTGAAAGAGATTGGTTTTTCTATCGACGGGTCATAAATGTACGAAAATAAACCGTTTGAAACCCCCTCAGTTCAAATCTTTTACACCTGGAATATCTTGCGATTGAGGAATATCTTGCGTACTTGGCATGTGTTTAGATTCTTGAAGGGTCAACTCAGTCTTGAAGGCCAACTCATTGCAGCATAATTTTGTTCTGCTGGTAGTTCTAGACACTTACTTAGTCTGTTCTCATCTCTCTGTCACGTTTAGTAGTACTTTTTTCTCGCtctattacttttattttctgaaTTCTAAATGAACTGTTAGCTTGATATGGTTTTACCTTAGTGTGTGGTTCCTCGATTGTCAATCAATGAATATCGTTTTCAGGAAATGCGCCTCCATTTTTTGTCCAGTTCTCCAGTAGTACCCAGCCTACCACGAGAGCACCTCTGCCTGGTAGTTGACCAGATCTCAATTCTTGTTGCGCCAGCAGATCAACTTAGGAATCAAGGTCCTTTGGTAGACTGTTGCTTGCTAAACCTGTCATATGGGTATTTCTAATCTgatttttttcgtgtattctAACTTTTGCATATTAAAACCgtatcttaaaaaaaaacttgttccGTTTCTCATCTGAACCTGTTGCATTATTTTGTGCATACCCGTATTCTTAACTTCTGTTTCAGTTCTGTTCAGCTTGCGCAGTTTTCGTTTGCGATCTGCCACTTGCGTTGCAGTCGACGGGTTAAACCAGTCCCATTTGTACTCCTCGTACGTTTTTGGCGCAATCGAATGTCTTTAAAGCATCCAATCTCTTGCTCATATCTACTTTTTCTGGCTGCAGAATTACTCAGGCGATTTTGATCATCAAGCTAACGTACGTTTTATGATCCAGTTTTTTCAATAGATGGGAGTGCAAAAGAAGGAATTTTtgaggagaaataaaaaagtgaaTCACAAAAATATCGATGGGGATCAGACTGAGTCTTCTCTTATAATTACGTTTAGTGAGGAAACTTATCTTATTTATGAAATATGCGTCCACATTTGCATCCGttatattaatttaaatatatagAGAAATGTGAAATTACTATTGATACTATGATTAAAGTAACGTGTCGCGTATCGAGTTTCCACAAACATTACATATAACTCGTTTCTACCGTAACATTTCGCCGTTCCTTTCGACGCTGGACTATTCGTGTGGGCAAAAGTGGGCCAACAGAAAGCGACAGTTGCTTTCAATCCAACTGCTGCTAAATGCTTTTCCCTTTCCAGAGGCTCGTCAGGTGATAGAGCTGAACCGCGTCTACCAAACGCAACTGATCTTTCTCCAACGAAAGCTTCGTAGGTCTTCCAGCGTCACTGGTAGATAACGGTTTGTGGCGAAATGCTTGTTGCCCGAACGACGGGTGagaattgtaaaaataaacaaaagccCATCCATGGGATTTCGTTGGTGTATTGCCGCCAAGCTTCTCAAGACGATTTGCTTCTTTTGGGACCACTTCTGCACCTCCATCGGCCCGTTAGATGAACTCGACGGTTAGATGTGCCAAATCTCAGTGGACGAAGGTGACAATGAAGGGGACTGACGCCGAGGTGATCGGGTTGGTCTGCAGCGCTCACGCTGGGTTGCGCGAATCGCGCCAACCGGTTTGCTAGAGCAGCATAATTTAGTGTTGCATAATTTCCGTACCACAGCTGACTAGGGCCGGGCGGATTCCTAGAGCACGTTCTGCCGATGGAGACGCGAAAGTGTTACACACAGACCGTCGATGCGACTAGAGCATAGTTTTCATTTCGCAAAAAGCATGTTGTGGAGCTAATTCAAATTGCAAATTGTGGAGATGAATAATAAGATCCTTAAAGATGGCTAGCGAGTTAACTGAACGTTTTTAAGACAACCAATCTTCATATATCTCCGATTGGTCGATCGTTGGAACTTAGAAAAGTGTGCGggatttgtttattcattTCAGTCTCTTTATTCAAGTTTGGGTTTGTTTAAGCAGGTGTTACCTTATTTGTGGCTCCCAACGTGATTAGAATAACGTTTCCCTAAATGTTTTAGCTCTTTGCAACTCGTCTCTCACGCAAATGAGGTAAAAATAGtcacgatgaaaaatggaataaTTCAACAGAAATGTCAGTTAATTTTTCTTAACGGCACCATGTTATCCTGATTTGTCGGATATAAAGAAGGTTCGCCAAATGATACGCACTGCTCGTGTAATTTATTTCCTTGGTGCTTTGTTTACCACAGTGTCTTCCATTTCCTCCCCGGTTCGCTCATTTGCATTGGTAATTTTCTACCGATAAGATAGTTTTAAAATTCCCTCAAAACAGTTGCGCACTCACTCAACCGTTCCAAAACCTCGTCAACTCTTCCAAGACCAAGACAAGTTTGACCTTAACGCGAAACCGCTTTTAGTCGCGCAAAATGCGTACGGCAAAGTCTCGGTCGAGCTCCTACACTTCTATGATTCGTTTTAACGTACGTTTGTGGCGCGAAGATGAACATGCTTCGGCGAGGCATGCGTCAGCACTGGTTCCGCCGATACGTTATTGTCGTCATTTTCATAGCAACAATGCGATACCTTCTTTGCTCGAGCGTAAGGGATCGTGTTGACCTGAACTTGATCATGGTTTGCCTAGGATCGGAAACGTAGGAAGTATGGCGTGTGCATTTGAatttgtaattattttcaCGCTGATAATAGATAGGTAGCTACACCACCGGTCATCAGATGTGGCTTTCATGGAAGGCTACGTTGATTACGACCTAAGGTGGACAATTACGAATTACGTTGTGACGCGCTAGCGTCGATGTGTATTGTCGGAAGGCGCATCGCTTGATCTTTCAGTAAAGCTGGTTTGCTGAATTGTTTTTCCGTCGCGTGGCGAAGGCAAAAGCTGGAAACGATTCCAACAAGCCCCCCACTAGACTAGAACGCTTTGACGACTATGCTAATTGGCGCAGTTGGCTGTATTACATGCGTCAATATTGCACCAAACAACACTTACTATGAGCCGTTGGGAAATTGTTACATTGCTGCAGTCAATAGCGCGTGCTGTTGGCTGCAATTTCTTcaacaaaatattatttaagtttttattttttacggaTTCGCTAAAGTGCTTGTGACCCCAACCGGTCAGAAAGTTGTTCTAAGCTTATGATTGTAGCGATATGCAGCCTTGTGTTTTATGGGAGCTGTATCCTTTGTTGTAATGATGCAATTGACCTGTGTACCGACccattatttaataaaaaacatccggttttacttttcagtaTATTAGCAGACATTCAGTAAAGGTCGCTGGAACGCAAAATGGAGCATGACATGGGCTACGACCTAGAGGACGCACTGAAGCGCGAAGGACTCTCTCGGGAAGATTTGAAAGCCCTTAGAAACCCTCCGATCGAGGGAGTGCCAACCACCATCACCGATAAGCAGCTCGCCTGCTTCCTGGACGCGTGTGACAAGAACATCGATGAAACGAGGAAGGTGTTAAAAATTTACTACGACATTCGTAAGACCAGCCCAGAGCTGTTCAGCAACCGCGATCCACTTAGTGCACCGATCCAGCAATGTCTGCAAAATCAGTGAGTATTATGGAGGGCTGGGACAACGTTAGCATCAGTTTGAAAgtgtctttacttttctcttCCAGGGATTATTTCCCGTTGCCAACGACTCCCAGCGGATATTCGGTGGTGTTTCATCGTTTGAAAAATTCGCGCGCTTCCAATTACCAATTCGACGAGGCAATCAAAACGTACTTCATGACCATCGATTCCTGCCTGTACTCGCAGGGACCACGCCCGGGTATCATTTTCCTGTTCGACATGAAAAACGTCGGTCTGATGCATTTGACCAGAATCAACATGAGCTCGGTGCGCAAATTCTTCAGCTATCTGCAGGAAGGTCTACCGGCAAAACTGAAAGCGATCCACGTGGTGAACGTAGTATCCTTTTTCGACAAGATTATGTACATCATCAAACCCTTCATTCATGctgaaattttaaacatggTTAGTTGAAACTGTAAGCCCTCCAGTAACTAAACGGTTGACTAATGTTTTTAACATTATACATCGACTCTACTTTAAGCTATACCTTCACACATCCAACGCGAATTTCGAAAAGTTCTACGACGAATGGATACCCAAGAGTTGTCTGCCGTCGGACCTGGGTGGAGATCTAAAATCAATTGATGAGCTTCACCAAGACCACATGAAGGAGTTTGAGCGGCAAAGAAACTATTTTCTATCCGAGGAGGGCCAGCGCAACGGAGAACCGAACAAAGGGGAGGAGTCGACGGAAAAAATGCTACGTTCGCTATCGATAGACTAACGGAATGTCGTTGCGTTCTAGCGGGATCATGTATTTCAATGTGATAGTAGATAGTCTATGCAAAGGCATTCCACCTGGTCGAGCCAAACTACTACAAACTGGGGAATGGATTTTTCGTATACTATTTGGTGGGTTTTTATACTGTACATTCAAAATTGGTTTGATCCTGTACTCACTGTTTTACGTATTACAGTatatgtaaataaaacaacatttataTTCTATATTCGTTTTGTGTCAACGTAATTGAACGAACTCTAAATGGTTACAGGCGAATACATTCCACTTGGGTTTATTTCGTATCAGATGCATCGGAGAAATCTTCATCACTGAAGTCGTCGTAGTCTTCATCCCCACTACTAAACTCATCCAAATCATCTTTTTCGCCATCCTTTCCAGCGGCCAGCTTCAGCTGTTCGTACTTTTCCATAAGTTCTTCCCTCGTGCGTGGCACGGGCGCATTCGCTTTCTTCTTTCCATCAGCACCAGTCTCATCATCGTCCGATCCCTCCTGTTCCGAGTCTACGTTCTTTgacttcttctttttcccacGGTTCATAAAGCGCAAAAACGTCCTTCGCTTCCGCTCCGGCAGTAACTTGATGAGCTGGTCCATCTCCGCCTTCAGTTTCACCTGTTCCTGCGGGGTTGGTTCCGGTGGAATGATGTTCGCTTCGTCTGCGGACTTGCGACATTTGGCGCAGCACCTGCTACCAAGTGCACAGTCCCGGCACAGGACATGGTATGCCCGCTTGACCTTCCGTTCACCGCATTTGATGCACGCTTTCGGCTGTGTTAACGGTTTGTACTTCCGGTACTTGATCTTCCAATCGATGACGCTCTTACAATGTTCACACACTTCACTCACATTTAAGTTGTTGATAAGCTTGATCAGCGGCGTGTGCTTATCGTGCAGATCGTTCTTGAAGGCAAACGTATTCTGGTGCTTCTGAGGTCGAGTACGACGCGATTCGCCTCTTTTTGAACTCATTTTTCAACGAAAATGCTTTGCTCGTTTGGAAacgtgtgtttgtttacatttgaaacaataaaatttccaAAACACAGCTGTTGACAGTTAGCGAGTTGTAGTTGAAGAAGGTGTGTCAATCTAGTCTCCTTTAGTGGTGGGTTCTCGGAACAGCACTCACCgctccgacggctccggaATGCTCCGACGGACCCAGacgactccggacggctcAGACTGCCGACTAGCGACCTCGGTTCCGGACGactccggctgccgactagtGTCTCCGGACAGAACCAGACGGCTCCGACCCCGGAGTATTGTGGAGTCGAGTCCCGAAACTGGTTCGGAAACTGGTTGCGGTTTTTTGTCAACATTACCCAGGCTCCTTGTGGAGCAAAGAACAGTAGCTGGAAATTATTTATTGTCTGATTGTTGTCCAATACCCATTATAACGgctacaacaaaaaatatttcaaaaatcaaaatatgaagCATAAAAACCCATTAAAAAGTGTCATACATACaaccaaatacattcaatACTACTTGTactatttttgttcttttaatcTTAACTTTATTCACTTGCTCGATGATCCATCATGTTGTCTGCTATACCATGCTTACTTAATAAATTAAACTCTGCAGTATAATTCACATCCTTACAAAACTTGTGCAGTTCTACGATTATATCGAGTTCGCAGAACACGCCAACAAACATTTGTTCCTCCTGCTTGCTTAGTGTAACATTTCACACGCCAATTTTGTGTGTTAGAAGACCTTATCTACCCAATCACAAACGAaggcattatttttaattcgtcTAGAACCTTGGAGATTGAAACATTGCGAGCGGATACGGGACCGAGCCCTGATCTACTGGATACGGCACGTACGCAGGAGAGCCAGAAGAAGATGGTGGTTGATCAAATCCTGCTGGAGATGCTTGAGCTGGAGGTGTGTACGGTCCCAGATTTAGAAGGTGAAATCCAGGCATGGGAGTAGAAATGTCCAAGTTCTGTCCTTTTGTCTTAATAATTAAATCGACCATCTTTTCCGCCTTAAGCTTCCTAGTGTGCATTAGCTTTCGAACGCCCATGAACTGTTCCAAAAATGGGTCGGTGGATAGTTCACCGTCCAAGAACTGTTTTACGAGTGCCTCCGATTCCTCCTCACTTTCAGCAGCGGCGGTCTGCAGTAGAGCCATCACTGTATCCGCATTGGAACTCGACGCCTTCGCATCTAAATGAAAAGAATAATTTTCATTACTGGCATGAACTGATCATAATGTTTGGAGGCACTTTAACTTACTGAGCTcagctattttcttttttacatccTCTCCAGCCTGTCGACCTTCTTCCCCCAGCTCCTCCACTCGCGATCGGAGTTCGATCATCTTTGGTTCAAACTCCAGATTAGCCTCCGCCAGTCTTCTATTTTCGTTGATAACCGCGTCTTTTGACGAATCAATAGTTTTAATCTGCAAATAATACGTGCGATTTCAATGGGGATGAGTCACAGAAGAGACTAGTAGAGAGTATTCCTAACACCTACCACTTCATTGACCCGTTCGTCAAGCATCTCTTCATCGGCCAATAAATTTCTCAGCTCGTCAGAGCTAAGGTTTTGAAGCGAATTGATCGCCTGCTGGAGCAGCGCCTGATACA from Anopheles coustani chromosome 3, idAnoCousDA_361_x.2, whole genome shotgun sequence harbors:
- the LOC131258934 gene encoding alpha-tocopherol transfer protein-like, with amino-acid sequence MEHDMGYDLEDALKREGLSREDLKALRNPPIEGVPTTITDKQLACFLDACDKNIDETRKVLKIYYDIRKTSPELFSNRDPLSAPIQQCLQNQDYFPLPTTPSGYSVVFHRLKNSRASNYQFDEAIKTYFMTIDSCLYSQGPRPGIIFLFDMKNVGLMHLTRINMSSVRKFFSYLQEGLPAKLKAIHVVNVVSFFDKIMYIIKPFIHAEILNMLYLHTSNANFEKFYDEWIPKSCLPSDLGGDLKSIDELHQDHMKEFERQRNYFLSEEGQRNGEPNKGEESTEKMLRSLSID
- the LOC131258942 gene encoding uncharacterized protein C9orf85 homolog encodes the protein MSSKRGESRRTRPQKHQNTFAFKNDLHDKHTPLIKLINNLNVSEVCEHCKSVIDWKIKYRKYKPLTQPKACIKCGERKVKRAYHVLCRDCALGSRCCAKCRKSADEANIIPPEPTPQEQVKLKAEMDQLIKLLPERKRRTFLRFMNRGKKKKSKNVDSEQEGSDDDETGADGKKKANAPVPRTREELMEKYEQLKLAAGKDGEKDDLDEFSSGDEDYDDFSDEDFSDASDTK
- the LOC131258941 gene encoding vacuolar protein sorting-associated protein 37B, producing MYQALLQQAINSLQNLSSDELRNLLADEEMLDERVNEVIKTIDSSKDAVINENRRLAEANLEFEPKMIELRSRVEELGEEGRQAGEDVKKKIAELNAKASSSNADTVMALLQTAAAESEEESEALVKQFLDGELSTDPFLEQFMGVRKLMHTRKLKAEKMVDLIIKTKGQNLDISTPMPGFHLLNLGPYTPPAQASPAGFDQPPSSSGSPAYVPYPVDQGSVPYPLAMFQSPRF